From a single Paenibacillus sp. FSL R5-0345 genomic region:
- a CDS encoding glycosyl hydrolase 53 family protein, with the protein MRVNQKGISVFLAVLLMLSSFSFNMRSALAADSNSSLIVNGGFEDDFWEDGSWSVVTANWDQVEIKHFAYADDTWLSPDEGARAFKYWINKAATGNQTIALKQTITNLPAGSYELSVKSMGGTDKETGNVELFAGDEKASAVATTGYNAWGTLSLKFILKQDTPSFEVGANISGAPSAYGFLDSFELKQLSTDTTLPVPADIFVKKVEGLQPDFIKGVDISSIISLENSGVEFYNENGEVQDIFTTVHEAGVNYVRVRIWNDPFDTTGNGYGGGNNDLATAIEIGKRATANGMKLLVDFHYSDFWADPAKQHTPKAWANLSFEDKKTALYEYTKVSLEALIDADIDVGMVQVGNETNGQFVGESDWTKISQLFSAGSKAIREIDSNILIALHFTNPEGAGRYASYAKTLQNNNVDYDVFASSYYPFWHGTLSNLTSVLTQVADTYGKKVMVAETSYAYTAEDGDGHGNTAPQSSGQTLNYPISVQGQANSVRDVIEAVANVGEAGIGVFYWEPAWLPVGPKDNLEQNKSIWEKYGSGWASSYAKEYDPKDAGEWYGGSAVDNQALFDFNGHPLASLNVFKYVNTGAVAPIAVDEVKDVTVTEIAGEPIHLPKDVSVIYNDGSSAMIPVTWDQVALEQAISQGAGSYVIGGTVEGGQTVKAFLVIKKENFIVNAGFENSDRSMWKITYANAKEPHTDFQNKVSDAKTGNYSLHFYSAKAVDFRVEQTISGLKPGYYNLSMFIQGGDAVNPNMNLFAVTDGKEVKIDTGVKGWTQWNNPEIRDILVTDGTLTIGANIKADGGAWGTIDDFYLSYVRGIEESAIVDTNAEVQQITSMTAKVGGNITSDGGAEVTERGVVYSTTATPTIADGKAIAESGGTGAFSVKLTGLQSGSTYHVRAYAVNGVGVSYGQEITFTTLSSSASLNSMNLSGITLDQTVSGSVYDYTANVPYSLSNFTVTATASDAVYGTLTASVYNTANTLVAGPISLTSGETSVELPLEVGSNRLELFVIAQDGTGTKYTATITRAAQDNGSDDNGNGGNDGGSSSNIVLPVISTNGKLTLPAGQSGEVRLDNGLVISIPANASGKQLTLTIEKVLQTETLLSNHEILVSPIYEILKNFAENFSKPVTLTFVFDSGQVKSGQTVAIFYYDEVKKSWVKVNGGKIDGNRIAADVDHFTKFAVLVVDQATGLPVTNASTEPTTEAGFSDISGHWAEANIKKAVSEGIIKGYTDGTFKPNTTVTRAEFAVMLMNALKPTGNGVELGFTDTIPAWAEKSIAQALEAKIIRGYEDVTFRPAASITRSELAVMIARAAGVDLTSAASTGFADDSQIPAWAKDAVAAVKKSGIVSGRNGNVFAPNETATRAEAVTIIMNLLQTK; encoded by the coding sequence ATGCGAGTTAATCAAAAGGGTATCTCTGTCTTTTTAGCAGTGTTGTTGATGTTAAGTTCATTCTCATTCAACATGAGGAGTGCTTTGGCTGCAGATTCGAATAGTTCGTTAATAGTAAATGGCGGTTTCGAGGACGATTTCTGGGAAGATGGATCATGGAGTGTCGTTACGGCAAATTGGGATCAAGTAGAAATCAAGCATTTTGCATATGCCGATGATACTTGGCTAAGCCCTGACGAAGGAGCTCGTGCTTTCAAATATTGGATTAACAAAGCCGCTACTGGAAACCAGACGATCGCGCTTAAGCAGACCATAACGAATCTCCCTGCGGGAAGCTATGAGCTCTCAGTCAAGTCGATGGGCGGTACTGACAAGGAAACAGGGAATGTTGAATTGTTTGCGGGTGACGAGAAGGCATCCGCTGTTGCTACCACTGGCTATAATGCTTGGGGAACGCTCAGCCTGAAATTTATCTTGAAGCAGGATACCCCGAGTTTTGAGGTTGGTGCGAACATAAGCGGCGCTCCAAGCGCATATGGTTTTTTGGACAGCTTTGAGTTGAAACAGTTGAGTACGGATACGACCCTGCCGGTGCCGGCGGATATTTTTGTGAAGAAGGTAGAAGGACTTCAGCCTGATTTTATTAAGGGCGTGGACATCTCCAGTATTATTTCTTTAGAGAATAGCGGAGTCGAGTTTTACAATGAAAACGGAGAAGTGCAGGATATATTTACAACCGTACATGAAGCCGGGGTTAACTACGTTCGGGTACGGATATGGAATGATCCTTTTGATACAACTGGTAATGGTTATGGCGGTGGTAATAATGACCTGGCAACCGCTATCGAAATCGGGAAAAGAGCGACTGCAAACGGTATGAAGCTACTGGTCGACTTCCATTATTCAGACTTTTGGGCCGATCCCGCCAAGCAGCATACGCCTAAGGCGTGGGCAAACTTGAGTTTTGAAGATAAGAAGACTGCACTTTACGAATATACCAAAGTAAGTCTGGAAGCCCTGATCGATGCAGATATTGATGTTGGCATGGTTCAGGTTGGTAATGAAACGAATGGACAATTCGTCGGTGAATCTGATTGGACGAAGATTAGCCAATTGTTTAGTGCGGGAAGTAAAGCGATTCGAGAGATCGATTCTAATATTCTGATCGCTCTGCATTTTACAAATCCTGAGGGGGCAGGCAGATATGCTTCCTATGCGAAAACCTTGCAGAATAATAATGTAGACTATGATGTATTTGCAAGTTCTTATTATCCTTTCTGGCACGGCACTTTAAGCAATTTGACATCCGTGTTGACGCAAGTGGCTGATACTTATGGAAAAAAAGTAATGGTAGCCGAAACCTCGTACGCGTATACCGCTGAGGATGGAGATGGACACGGAAATACAGCGCCTCAAAGCTCGGGTCAAACTCTAAACTATCCTATCAGCGTTCAAGGTCAGGCCAACTCGGTTAGAGACGTGATCGAAGCTGTTGCGAATGTGGGTGAAGCGGGAATAGGTGTGTTTTATTGGGAACCTGCATGGCTTCCGGTAGGTCCGAAAGATAATCTGGAGCAGAATAAGTCGATTTGGGAAAAATACGGTTCAGGCTGGGCATCTAGCTACGCCAAGGAATATGATCCAAAAGATGCAGGGGAATGGTACGGAGGAAGTGCTGTTGACAATCAGGCTTTGTTTGATTTTAACGGACATCCGCTTGCTTCACTGAATGTATTTAAATACGTTAATACAGGTGCTGTTGCTCCGATTGCTGTAGATGAAGTAAAAGATGTAACCGTCACAGAGATTGCTGGGGAGCCAATCCATCTGCCGAAAGACGTAAGTGTTATTTACAATGATGGAAGTTCGGCAATGATTCCAGTAACGTGGGATCAGGTTGCGCTTGAGCAAGCTATTAGCCAGGGAGCGGGCAGCTATGTGATCGGTGGAACGGTAGAAGGCGGTCAAACGGTTAAGGCTTTTCTAGTCATTAAAAAAGAGAACTTTATCGTCAATGCTGGCTTTGAAAATAGCGATAGAAGCATGTGGAAAATCACCTATGCTAACGCTAAAGAACCACACACAGACTTCCAAAACAAAGTCTCAGATGCCAAGACGGGCAACTACTCTCTACATTTCTACTCGGCGAAAGCAGTGGACTTTAGAGTGGAGCAGACCATTTCTGGGCTGAAGCCGGGATATTATAATCTTTCAATGTTTATTCAAGGGGGAGATGCTGTAAACCCCAACATGAATCTGTTTGCTGTAACGGATGGTAAAGAAGTAAAAATAGACACTGGTGTGAAGGGATGGACACAGTGGAATAATCCTGAGATTCGGGATATTCTCGTTACCGATGGAACGCTAACGATCGGAGCAAATATCAAAGCCGATGGCGGCGCATGGGGAACGATTGATGATTTCTATTTAAGCTATGTAAGAGGTATTGAAGAGTCTGCTATTGTTGATACAAATGCAGAAGTACAACAAATCACTTCTATGACTGCTAAGGTTGGAGGAAACATCACTTCGGACGGTGGTGCTGAGGTTACAGAGCGGGGAGTTGTATATTCCACTACCGCCACTCCTACAATTGCTGACGGTAAGGCCATAGCTGAATCAGGTGGAACAGGAGCCTTTTCAGTGAAACTTACGGGACTTCAATCGGGATCTACCTATCATGTACGTGCCTATGCCGTGAATGGAGTCGGAGTAAGCTATGGGCAAGAGATTACGTTTACGACATTAAGTTCTAGTGCAAGCTTGAATAGCATGAATTTGAGCGGCATAACATTGGATCAAACAGTGAGCGGAAGTGTATACGATTATACAGCGAACGTACCGTATTCCTTATCTAACTTCACGGTGACGGCAACGGCCAGCGATGCTGTTTATGGTACCTTAACAGCGAGTGTGTACAATACTGCCAATACGCTTGTGGCTGGTCCGATAAGTTTGACAAGCGGGGAAACGAGCGTAGAGCTTCCTCTTGAAGTAGGTAGTAATCGTTTGGAGTTATTCGTAATTGCCCAGGATGGCACAGGTACGAAGTATACTGCAACGATAACGAGAGCTGCACAAGATAACGGTTCTGATGATAATGGCAACGGTGGTAATGATGGCGGTAGTAGCTCCAACATCGTACTTCCGGTTATCTCCACCAACGGGAAACTGACGCTTCCCGCAGGTCAATCCGGTGAAGTCAGACTGGATAATGGGCTTGTGATTTCTATTCCGGCTAATGCTTCAGGCAAGCAACTGACATTAACAATTGAGAAAGTGCTCCAAACAGAGACTCTTCTCAGCAATCATGAGATTCTCGTAAGCCCGATCTATGAGATTCTAAAAAACTTCGCGGAGAACTTTAGTAAACCGGTCACGCTAACCTTTGTGTTCGATTCAGGACAAGTGAAGAGCGGCCAGACTGTAGCGATCTTTTATTATGATGAAGTGAAGAAGAGCTGGGTGAAAGTTAACGGCGGCAAAATAGATGGAAATCGCATTGCTGCAGATGTGGATCACTTTACGAAGTTTGCTGTACTCGTAGTGGATCAAGCGACCGGATTGCCGGTAACAAATGCATCTACTGAACCGACAACAGAAGCTGGGTTCAGTGATATCTCCGGACATTGGGCGGAGGCCAATATTAAGAAAGCGGTGAGCGAAGGGATCATCAAGGGTTATACGGATGGAACGTTCAAGCCGAATACTACGGTGACACGCGCTGAATTTGCGGTGATGCTGATGAATGCGCTGAAGCCTACTGGAAACGGTGTGGAACTGGGCTTCACAGATACAATCCCTGCTTGGGCCGAGAAGTCCATTGCACAAGCCTTAGAGGCGAAGATTATACGCGGCTATGAGGATGTTACCTTCCGTCCGGCAGCGAGCATAACACGTTCGGAGCTGGCAGTTATGATCGCTAGAGCAGCAGGGGTAGATTTAACATCGGCGGCATCAACAGGCTTTGCTGATGATAGCCAAATTCCTGCATGGGCAAAGGATGCAGTTGCAGCCGTGAAGAAATCAGGCATTGTGAGCGGACGTAATGGCAATGTATTTGCACCAAATGAGACCGCAACAAGAGCAGAGGCAGTAACCATCATTATGAATCTCCTACAAACTAAATAG
- a CDS encoding sigma-70 family RNA polymerase sigma factor has translation MLENELDIKKAQKGDHEAFTRLFRQLEPQLYRLAKTILLKDEDCADALQETTLKVYKGLANLKQPKFFKTWVIRILINECNQLLRMRERTIAVAEIPEEPVDSYVHFEDSGNVDLQSFINQLDESLRLVIVLFYYDDLSIKQIADVLDISEGAVRARLHRARRLLSKQIHPVREEGLANE, from the coding sequence TTGCTGGAAAACGAACTGGATATCAAAAAAGCGCAGAAAGGCGACCACGAGGCGTTTACCCGTCTTTTCAGGCAACTGGAACCCCAGTTGTACAGATTAGCCAAAACCATTCTGCTAAAAGATGAAGATTGCGCGGATGCTCTTCAGGAAACAACACTGAAGGTGTATAAAGGGTTGGCCAACCTTAAACAGCCTAAGTTTTTTAAAACCTGGGTTATACGCATCCTAATTAATGAATGCAATCAGTTACTTCGTATGCGAGAGCGAACTATAGCTGTGGCGGAAATTCCCGAGGAACCGGTCGATTCCTATGTGCATTTTGAAGATTCAGGCAACGTAGACCTGCAAAGCTTCATTAATCAGTTGGACGAATCCCTGCGGCTTGTTATCGTGCTTTTTTATTATGACGATTTATCCATTAAGCAGATTGCAGATGTGCTCGACATCTCCGAGGGAGCGGTCAGGGCACGACTTCACCGCGCACGGAGATTGTTGTCCAAACAGATACATCCTGTGCGGGAGGAGGGTCTTGCTAATGAATAA
- a CDS encoding DUF4179 domain-containing protein, whose product MNNNHLEKQIRELGKANIQELPPLLRSRQDSIYASLATIVQDPVEKEKKKRIYPKVAAAVSVAIVLSVMLTAVYPPALANALKQLPWIGGIFERADDIGLQAAQRLGLITRPNSSDTHEGITLSAEEAVFDGNRLAFSVKREGDELEGKLAGVTIGEDGKPFLAKGAITSAEVLIDGSSLEEFSDGHWEAVPFLTWTEGKEQSTAIFELVDSSNLGITKPFPDQFVLTVTLHLNGIDTPYVLEIPARKVTENSIAVPDIRAQAQGWSLTLQKLEYSPLTTRLLLNIEQETDGDHTDFNTLGFEVKDEQGLVLKNISQKALLSSNRSQDVNLLIEPFEKYPNMLTIRGYLYEFEDSKSKSGAFKADSSGNPVKHYIDGLEMNVLVK is encoded by the coding sequence ATGAATAATAACCATTTAGAAAAGCAGATCAGGGAGCTAGGCAAGGCTAATATACAGGAGCTTCCTCCTTTACTGCGGTCGCGGCAGGATTCGATTTATGCATCGCTCGCCACAATTGTCCAGGATCCTGTGGAAAAGGAAAAGAAAAAACGGATATATCCAAAGGTCGCAGCTGCTGTATCTGTAGCGATAGTGCTAAGTGTTATGCTAACGGCCGTCTATCCGCCAGCGTTGGCCAATGCACTCAAACAGCTTCCATGGATAGGCGGAATTTTTGAACGGGCAGATGATATAGGATTGCAAGCCGCTCAACGTCTGGGTCTGATCACCCGGCCGAACAGCAGTGATACGCATGAAGGAATCACCTTATCTGCCGAAGAGGCTGTATTTGATGGCAACCGATTGGCATTCTCTGTGAAACGTGAGGGAGATGAACTGGAAGGTAAGCTAGCCGGAGTAACGATTGGAGAGGATGGGAAACCTTTTCTAGCGAAAGGTGCGATAACTTCTGCAGAAGTACTGATCGACGGGTCTTCCCTGGAGGAATTCTCAGATGGTCATTGGGAAGCTGTTCCTTTTCTAACCTGGACGGAAGGCAAGGAGCAGAGTACAGCTATTTTTGAACTGGTGGATTCTTCGAATTTGGGGATCACCAAGCCTTTTCCTGATCAATTTGTACTGACTGTAACCCTTCACTTAAACGGTATAGATACACCATATGTTCTGGAGATTCCTGCACGAAAGGTAACAGAAAATAGTATTGCCGTACCTGATATACGTGCACAAGCACAGGGATGGAGTCTGACGCTGCAAAAGCTGGAATATAGCCCATTAACCACGCGTCTGTTACTCAATATTGAACAGGAGACTGACGGGGATCACACAGATTTTAATACATTGGGCTTTGAAGTGAAGGATGAACAGGGACTGGTTCTGAAAAATATATCGCAAAAAGCGCTCCTTTCTTCCAATAGATCACAGGATGTGAATCTGCTTATTGAGCCGTTCGAGAAATATCCTAATATGCTCACAATCCGTGGCTATCTTTATGAGTTCGAGGACTCTAAAAGTAAGAGTGGCGCATTCAAAGCAGATAGTTCCGGAAATCCTGTGAAGCATTATATCGATGGTCTGGAAATGAACGTGCTAGTTAAATAA
- a CDS encoding DUF5643 domain-containing protein — protein MKKMTKKWSVILSAAVCLGALGMPALTQAASVQPAAEASLNTTKVADSHDQLTLKGSAQFDGNYIKIDLSREGSLFSGMLAGVTLNDKGEPYLAEGTIMGVDAKLTQPGDIDFKSPRWISDGNANKAVVVLQTGWLTEQQKASLASSELSIHVKLNGIEAPYVLKFSLKQAGVARSIQLPALKKDNQFEIKTTRVAVGETSVRIALAVRGTANQAQALGYDIYDNLGNELEYIARESVATTQNSVSEDLLFEALRPAAEYLIIRPYQAVFEKGTAGAYKVDAKGKVVKNYNKQLEIKIPLKK, from the coding sequence ATGAAGAAAATGACCAAGAAATGGTCTGTAATTTTAAGTGCTGCTGTATGCCTTGGAGCGCTGGGAATGCCGGCTTTAACCCAAGCAGCCAGTGTTCAACCTGCCGCTGAAGCTTCCCTGAATACAACAAAAGTCGCCGATTCACACGATCAGCTTACTTTAAAGGGCAGTGCACAGTTTGACGGTAACTATATTAAGATCGATCTGAGCCGTGAAGGATCCCTGTTCTCAGGAATGCTCGCAGGCGTAACCTTGAATGATAAAGGTGAACCTTATCTTGCAGAAGGAACGATTATGGGAGTAGACGCCAAGCTCACTCAACCAGGAGACATTGATTTTAAATCACCACGCTGGATCAGTGACGGTAATGCCAACAAGGCGGTTGTTGTATTGCAGACCGGATGGCTTACTGAGCAACAAAAGGCAAGCCTGGCTTCCTCTGAATTGAGCATCCATGTGAAGCTTAACGGAATCGAAGCTCCGTATGTACTAAAGTTTTCTCTCAAGCAAGCAGGAGTAGCGCGTAGTATTCAGCTGCCAGCTTTAAAGAAAGACAACCAATTTGAAATCAAAACCACTCGCGTTGCTGTGGGAGAGACTTCTGTGCGTATTGCTTTAGCAGTTAGAGGGACTGCTAACCAAGCACAGGCTTTAGGATATGACATTTATGATAATCTGGGAAACGAATTAGAATATATTGCACGGGAATCTGTTGCAACAACCCAGAATTCTGTTTCTGAAGATTTATTGTTCGAGGCACTTCGCCCAGCCGCAGAATATCTGATTATCAGACCTTATCAAGCCGTATTTGAAAAAGGCACTGCCGGGGCTTACAAAGTAGATGCCAAAGGTAAAGTAGTTAAAAATTACAACAAACAACTGGAGATCAAAATTCCTCTAAAAAAATAA
- a CDS encoding MerR family transcriptional regulator produces MYTISEVSKLLEITTYTLRYYEKEGIVAPIRNANGERVYEDTHLAWLRFVLRLKQTQMPIAQIRQYAQLYLEGEHTSQARLDLLEDHRSSVQDQIRHLTETEKMLNDKITNYKSFISKGNTLDLSMHD; encoded by the coding sequence ATGTATACGATTAGCGAGGTATCCAAGTTATTGGAGATAACTACATATACACTGAGATATTATGAAAAAGAAGGGATCGTTGCTCCGATTCGCAATGCCAATGGAGAAAGGGTATATGAGGATACTCATCTTGCTTGGCTGCGATTTGTACTGAGGTTGAAACAAACCCAAATGCCTATCGCACAGATCAGGCAATATGCCCAGTTATACCTAGAGGGCGAGCATACAAGCCAAGCCCGTTTGGATCTTCTCGAAGATCATAGAAGCTCAGTTCAGGATCAAATCAGGCATTTAACAGAGACAGAGAAGATGCTGAACGACAAAATTACCAATTATAAATCCTTCATTAGTAAAGGGAATACACTGGATTTGTCTATGCATGATTAG
- a CDS encoding SDR family NAD(P)-dependent oxidoreductase: MKYTVITGASSGIGYETALAFAARGKNLILVARRKEQLEELQSEITRIQPDVEVIIRTTDLSVIENAYSLYESLQEYPLETWINNAGFGNFASVAEQDLNKITTMLHLNIEALTILSSLFFRDYSTIEGTQLINVSSGGGYTIVGNAITYCASKFYVSAFTEGLSHELKSQGAPMQAKVLAPAATETEFAKRAFDITDFEYHGAVPKFHTAKEMAGFMLDLYDSNHVVGLVDGLTYEFELKDAIFNYVERTR; the protein is encoded by the coding sequence ATGAAGTACACTGTAATTACCGGCGCTAGTTCAGGGATAGGTTATGAAACTGCTCTAGCTTTTGCAGCGCGTGGAAAAAACTTAATTCTTGTTGCCCGCAGAAAGGAACAGCTGGAGGAGTTACAGTCTGAAATTACCCGTATTCAGCCTGATGTAGAGGTTATCATTCGAACGACTGACTTATCCGTTATTGAGAATGCTTATTCACTTTACGAAAGCTTGCAAGAGTATCCCCTCGAAACCTGGATCAACAATGCCGGATTTGGGAACTTTGCTTCAGTGGCCGAACAAGATTTAAATAAAATAACTACAATGCTACATCTGAACATAGAAGCGTTAACTATACTCTCCTCTCTATTCTTTCGAGACTACTCCACTATTGAAGGCACTCAATTAATTAACGTTTCATCTGGTGGCGGTTATACGATTGTGGGCAATGCTATAACGTACTGTGCGAGCAAGTTTTACGTAAGTGCATTTACTGAAGGGCTATCTCATGAGTTGAAGAGTCAAGGTGCACCTATGCAGGCTAAAGTGTTGGCACCTGCCGCAACAGAAACAGAATTCGCGAAACGTGCTTTCGATATCACGGATTTCGAATATCACGGCGCTGTGCCTAAATTCCATACCGCAAAGGAGATGGCTGGATTCATGCTTGATCTGTATGACAGCAATCATGTGGTGGGATTAGTGGATGGTTTGACGTACGAATTTGAGTTGAAAGATGCTATTTTTAATTATGTGGAGCGTACGCGATAG
- a CDS encoding macrolide family glycosyltransferase: MARVLFINAGSEGHINPTIGIVQELISRGEEVVYFSIEAFRERIEETGAIVRTLDDQQYIKAFISGGRDYLLERVNGLLLTANIVIPGVLEQIKGEHFDYIIHDSMFGCGRLIAQILKLPAINSCTSFVQTKASFDQLMEQFYMEAPAEIVKAVDDRFQSLTAKIKEKYGVEIHSPYEVFCNPAPLTIVYTTREFHPYGEALNQSYKFVGPSISSRLTPDDFDLSAIKGKELIYISMGTVFNQAIDFYKLCFKAFGNMDHTIVMSIGNKVQIYDLGEIPQNFIVKNYVPQMNVLQNSRLFITHGGMNSVHEGLYYGVPLIVIPQSADQPIIAEQVANAGAGIKLQMQGLTATELREAVERVLTLPSFQKAVATIKDSFRTSGGSHQAVDEIFEWRRQYLD, from the coding sequence ATGGCGCGTGTCTTATTTATTAATGCAGGATCAGAGGGACATATCAATCCAACGATTGGTATTGTACAGGAGCTTATTTCTCGTGGAGAAGAGGTAGTGTACTTCTCTATAGAAGCTTTTCGGGAACGTATTGAGGAGACGGGCGCTATAGTTCGGACATTGGACGATCAACAATATATAAAGGCTTTTATTTCAGGTGGAAGAGATTATTTACTTGAAAGAGTGAATGGGCTTTTACTTACAGCGAATATAGTTATTCCGGGCGTTCTTGAGCAGATCAAAGGGGAGCATTTCGATTATATCATTCATGATTCCATGTTTGGTTGCGGACGTTTAATTGCTCAAATCCTCAAGCTTCCTGCAATCAACTCTTGTACTTCTTTTGTACAGACAAAGGCATCATTTGATCAACTTATGGAGCAGTTTTACATGGAAGCTCCTGCAGAAATAGTAAAAGCTGTGGACGATAGATTTCAAAGCCTGACGGCAAAAATAAAAGAAAAATACGGCGTGGAAATCCATTCTCCTTATGAAGTGTTCTGTAATCCTGCACCACTTACAATCGTTTATACGACAAGGGAGTTTCATCCTTATGGTGAAGCCCTGAATCAATCGTATAAGTTCGTGGGTCCATCTATCTCCTCACGATTAACTCCAGATGATTTTGACCTTTCTGCAATTAAGGGAAAAGAATTAATTTACATTTCAATGGGCACAGTTTTCAACCAAGCCATAGATTTCTATAAGCTCTGTTTTAAGGCATTCGGGAATATGGATCATACGATTGTGATGTCCATTGGGAATAAAGTCCAAATCTATGATTTGGGAGAAATTCCGCAAAACTTCATTGTGAAAAATTATGTTCCACAAATGAATGTATTGCAAAACTCGAGATTATTCATTACTCATGGTGGAATGAACAGTGTGCATGAGGGTCTCTATTACGGGGTTCCGCTAATTGTAATCCCACAAAGTGCGGATCAACCGATCATTGCTGAGCAAGTCGCCAATGCAGGAGCGGGTATTAAATTACAAATGCAAGGATTAACTGCAACTGAACTACGTGAAGCTGTAGAGCGTGTGCTGACCCTTCCATCATTCCAAAAAGCTGTTGCAACAATTAAAGATTCTTTTCGGACATCCGGTGGGTCACACCAAGCTGTGGATGAGATTTTCGAATGGAGGCGTCAATATCTTGATTAG
- a CDS encoding MATE family efflux transporter — protein sequence MSDKENFYKSVYKIAVPVTLQSLLMALLNLTDQLMVGQLGDVAIASVGMSTKIYGIIAVVLAGLSTGVSIFAAQFWGNKDSKSVSQVLGLGLIVGFAFSFLFSAAVFIDSPFFLSMFTTDANVINDGYIFLQIMSIGFVPVMLTMMYSAILRSTGHAKWPMYVSLIAVGLNLILNYVLIFGHFGAPALGLKGSAIATLVSRVIECLLIIGAVYRYRLPGAVGLKNLFIIPKPLVRKFFGTTYPLLLTELIWVLGETAYAIIYSRMGTTEMTAMTITFPLQGLCIGLLSGLASAAGVLVGNRLGANETDIALDHAKKFIRLGIIISLIVGAIIAAGSKLYVSAFNISEDAKQMGVYIVIVFAGFLWVKVSNMIIAGGILNSGGDSKFVFSMESTATWLIGVPSGLLLSYVWKQPVYLVYLVISLEELVRFGFGYARIYSRKWMRNLVSDLAEKAM from the coding sequence ATGTCAGACAAAGAGAATTTCTACAAAAGTGTGTATAAAATAGCTGTGCCCGTCACACTTCAGAGCTTACTGATGGCATTGCTCAATTTGACGGATCAATTGATGGTCGGTCAGCTTGGAGATGTGGCGATTGCCTCGGTGGGGATGTCCACCAAAATATACGGAATTATCGCGGTTGTCTTAGCCGGTTTATCGACAGGTGTATCTATTTTTGCTGCCCAATTTTGGGGGAACAAAGATTCCAAAAGTGTCTCCCAGGTGCTGGGTCTCGGTCTGATCGTCGGCTTCGCGTTCTCGTTCCTGTTCTCTGCGGCTGTATTCATCGATTCGCCGTTCTTTCTGAGTATGTTCACTACAGATGCGAATGTAATAAATGACGGGTACATTTTTCTACAGATTATGTCGATCGGCTTTGTGCCTGTCATGCTCACGATGATGTATTCTGCGATTTTGCGCAGTACCGGGCATGCCAAATGGCCGATGTATGTTAGCTTAATTGCAGTTGGATTGAATCTTATACTGAACTACGTGCTTATCTTCGGCCACTTCGGCGCTCCTGCACTCGGCTTGAAGGGTTCGGCTATCGCTACGCTTGTTTCCAGAGTAATCGAATGTTTATTGATCATTGGCGCCGTGTACCGGTATCGGTTACCGGGAGCTGTCGGGTTAAAGAACTTGTTCATCATTCCTAAACCGCTCGTCCGCAAGTTTTTTGGAACGACTTATCCGCTGTTGCTAACGGAATTGATCTGGGTGTTGGGTGAAACGGCATATGCAATCATCTATAGCCGCATGGGAACGACGGAAATGACAGCAATGACCATTACCTTCCCGTTGCAAGGGCTTTGTATCGGCTTATTATCCGGTCTGGCTAGTGCAGCCGGGGTGCTCGTTGGCAACCGTTTGGGTGCGAACGAAACAGATATCGCACTCGATCACGCGAAAAAATTCATTCGGCTTGGTATCATTATCTCTCTGATTGTAGGGGCTATCATTGCGGCAGGTTCGAAGCTGTATGTATCCGCATTTAATATCTCCGAGGATGCCAAACAAATGGGTGTGTATATCGTTATCGTATTCGCTGGATTTCTTTGGGTCAAAGTATCTAATATGATTATAGCGGGTGGCATTCTAAACAGCGGGGGAGATAGCAAGTTCGTATTCAGCATGGAATCGACAGCAACGTGGCTGATTGGGGTCCCATCTGGGCTGCTGCTGTCATACGTCTGGAAGCAGCCAGTCTACCTCGTGTACCTTGTCATCTCACTGGAGGAGCTTGTCCGCTTCGGTTTTGGCTATGCCCGGATTTACTCCCGCAAGTGGATGAGAAATTTAGTTAGCGATTTGGCTGAAAAAGCGATGTAG